A genomic segment from Nitrospira sp. encodes:
- a CDS encoding Succinate dehydrogenase iron-sulfur protein, with protein sequence MRLTFTIRRFNPETDRHPHEEDYRLDIGRGMTILEALIRIKNELDGSLSLRYSCRSAICGSCAMRINGTEKLACRTSIRKEFERHGKISIEPLPHLPLIKDLVVDMTPFWNKVRSVTPWLTPVIHPTRRYGPSGQLRLLPETYQFHNVDACIMCGACVAACTSHEVSPGFLGPAALAKAARFVADPREPAASKQIRLTALQEDHGIWDCTRCNMCVQVCPKDVRPMEAIIRLRRSAIHHGLTSTEGARHITGFVDLIKHEGRLNEALMPLKVVGTNVRRLLHVLPLGIRMWLKGKVPSPFGQRIPGIEQVRAIFAGRPRM encoded by the coding sequence ATGCGTCTCACCTTCACCATCCGGCGCTTCAACCCCGAAACAGACCGCCACCCGCATGAGGAAGACTACCGCCTGGATATCGGCCGGGGCATGACGATCCTCGAGGCCTTGATCCGCATCAAGAACGAACTCGACGGCAGCTTATCCCTGCGGTACTCCTGTCGTTCCGCCATCTGCGGCTCCTGCGCCATGCGGATCAACGGCACGGAGAAACTGGCTTGCCGCACCTCGATCCGCAAGGAATTCGAACGCCACGGCAAGATCTCGATCGAACCGTTGCCTCACCTCCCGCTCATCAAGGATCTGGTCGTGGACATGACCCCCTTCTGGAACAAGGTCCGTTCCGTCACGCCTTGGCTGACCCCGGTCATCCATCCCACCAGACGGTACGGCCCATCGGGGCAACTGCGGCTGCTTCCGGAGACCTACCAATTTCACAATGTGGATGCCTGCATTATGTGCGGGGCCTGCGTGGCGGCCTGCACCTCGCATGAAGTCTCGCCCGGCTTTCTCGGCCCTGCGGCGCTCGCGAAGGCGGCACGGTTCGTCGCGGATCCCCGTGAGCCTGCCGCGTCCAAACAGATCAGATTGACCGCCCTTCAAGAAGATCACGGCATCTGGGACTGTACGCGGTGCAACATGTGCGTCCAAGTCTGCCCCAAAGATGTCCGACCGATGGAAGCGATCATTCGTCTGCGCCGTTCCGCCATCCACCATGGCCTAACCTCCACCGAAGGGGCTCGCCATATCACCGGATTCGTCGATCTCATCAAGCACGAAGGACGGCTCAACGAAGCGCTGATGCCCTTGAAGGTCGTCGGAACAAACGTGCGACGGCTGTTGCACGTGTTGCCGTTGGGCATACGCATGTGGCTCAAGGGTAAGGTTCCGTCTCCGTTCGGGCAACGCATCCCCGGTATCGAGCAGGTCCGCGCGATCTTCGCCGGACGTCCCCGCATGTGA
- a CDS encoding Xaa-Pro aminopeptidase, with the protein MTHSIAHTDQTAVLFVAASETDSNLYYATRFIAPDPFIYLELKGERLMIMSDLELDRARHQATVDRVLSYSELERRAKAQGVKDPGTIDVIHLVLQDHGLTDILVPSTFPFLHASRLQELGYRLRSKREPFYEHRVVKSEEEVRHIEAAQRATETAVAAAHRSLRRAEIRSDQLWLDGEVLTSERIKKLINVTLMECDCVAQHTIVAGGEQACDPHDEGSGPLPAHRSIIFDVFPRSASTRYFADMSRTVVRGRPSQELKRLYHAVKDAQEEAISKIRDGADGAVIHQGICDRFEKAGYKTGLVNGRMQGYFHGTGHGVGLDIHEAPRISRTGSLLQEGHVVTVEPGLYYPGLGAVRIEDMVLVTKDGCRNLTNYPKVFELD; encoded by the coding sequence ATGACCCACTCCATCGCACACACCGACCAGACCGCCGTGCTCTTCGTGGCGGCGAGCGAAACAGACTCGAATCTGTATTACGCCACGCGGTTCATCGCCCCCGATCCCTTCATCTATCTCGAACTGAAGGGAGAACGGCTGATGATCATGAGCGACCTGGAATTGGATCGGGCACGCCACCAGGCGACCGTCGATCGCGTGTTGTCCTATTCCGAGCTGGAGCGGCGCGCCAAGGCGCAGGGGGTGAAGGATCCCGGCACGATCGACGTGATTCACCTGGTTCTTCAAGACCACGGCCTGACGGACATTCTGGTCCCCTCGACCTTTCCCTTTCTCCATGCGAGCCGGCTGCAGGAACTCGGCTACAGGCTGCGCTCCAAACGCGAGCCGTTTTACGAGCACCGTGTCGTCAAATCCGAGGAAGAGGTCCGGCACATCGAAGCGGCGCAACGGGCCACCGAAACGGCGGTCGCCGCCGCGCACCGGAGCCTTCGCCGCGCCGAGATTCGCTCCGACCAGCTCTGGCTGGACGGAGAGGTCCTCACATCGGAACGCATCAAGAAACTGATCAACGTCACGCTGATGGAATGCGATTGCGTCGCGCAACATACCATCGTGGCTGGCGGGGAACAGGCCTGCGATCCGCACGATGAAGGCAGCGGGCCGCTGCCGGCCCATCGCAGCATCATTTTCGACGTCTTTCCCCGGTCGGCTTCTACGCGCTACTTCGCCGACATGTCCCGCACGGTGGTGCGCGGGCGGCCCTCTCAGGAATTGAAGCGGCTCTACCACGCCGTCAAGGATGCCCAGGAAGAAGCAATCTCCAAGATCCGCGACGGCGCCGACGGGGCCGTGATCCATCAAGGCATCTGCGATCGTTTCGAGAAGGCCGGTTACAAGACCGGCCTCGTCAACGGCCGCATGCAAGGGTACTTTCACGGCACCGGCCATGGCGTCGGATTGGACATCCATGAAGCGCCCCGTATCAGCAGGACCGGCTCGTTGCTCCAGGAAGGGCATGTGGTCACGGTCGAACCGGGACTCTATTACCCCGGACTCGGCGCCGTGCGCATCGAAGACATGGTACTGGTGACGAAGGACGGTTGCCGCAACCTCACGAATTATCCGAAAGTGTTCGAACTGGACTGA